The DNA window GGATAAAAGGTATAAAACATATCCTAGAATTTTTAGTTCTCCAATCACTGCTAAAAGCTATATGTTTGAAAATATTCTAAGTTCCATAGCTATTATAGGCATTCAGGTTACCCTAGTACTCATTATAGCAATAAAAGTATTTAACCTATTTCTAGGTTCCTCAATTCTAGGGGTAGTAGTATTGTTAGCATTATTCGGAGTTTGCAGTGTGGCTATGTCTGTTGCCATAAATAATTTTTCGAGAAATTTAGGGCAGAGCAATGTGCTGTCTCAGTTTATTATATTAGCAGTAAGTTATCTTGGAGGTTGCTTCTGGCCTAGAGAAATTATGCCTGGTTTTTTACAACAGCTTGGCAGATTTGTACCTTCAACCTGGGTATTAGAAGGAATAGAGAAGCAGCTTCTAAAACCAGATATAAGTGCTATATATTTGGAAATATGTATTCTCGCACTCTTTTCACTTACATTTTTCCTTATAGGATTATGTAGAAGAAATAGCGTAGAAAATTAAAAGGGAATTCTATATAAAGTGTAGAAATTCTATACTATTGAATACATGAGAGGAGGTATGACAATTATGAATTATATATTTAAGACATTCTTCCTTGTATATATGATATTTAAAATGTCTATTTCAGGGCAAGTAGCTCCTATTGATGTAATAATTATTTTGATTGTCATATCTTCAAGCATTTTTAAAGAAAGATATATTAACAGCTCAATCATAAGTGTTATTATAGCTGTATTTGAAATCATGATTATAGCTCTTGGAGTGAAGCATAATCTATTATTCATGATTCTATTTGCTATTGTGGCTTATGATTTTGTAAGGATAAGGATATATTTCTTAGTGATATTTACACTGCTGCTTGGATATTATTCATTAGACTTAAGCAGATTTATAGATTTTTCTTTGCTGATAGCCTTGAGCTGTTTTTTTGCATATGTGAGCACTAGTTTAAAGGTAAAGGAGAGAAATTATAAGGAAAGCTATGATAAAGAAAGGAAGTACAGGTATGAGCTAGAGCAAAGCAGAGTAAAGCTTATAAATATGTCGAAGGAAATAGCCCATATAACAGAAGTCAATGAAAGAAATAGAATAGCAAGAGAAATTCATGATACTGTAGGACATAAAATTGCTGGGATTCTATTACAGCTACAGGCTGCATTAAAGCTTAGAATTAGAGACGATAAAATGTCAGATAGGCTGCTTCAGGAATCTATTGAAAACCTGTCAAATACCCTAGTAGTTCTCAGAGATACTGTTCATAATATAAAACCAAAAGAAAAGACAGGCATAGAGTACATCAAACAGATTATTGCTGACTTTTCTTTTTGTCATGTAGATTTTAGCTTTAAGGGTGATTTCAATAATATTTCAGCAGCTAACATGGAAATAATCAGCCACAGCATAGAGGAAGCATTGACTAATGTTATGAAACATTCTAAAGCTGATAATGTGACGATTAATATTGAGTTATATAATAAATTTATTAGGTTATTCATCAAAGATAATGGAGTAGGCTGTGAAAAGATAACAGAAGGCCTAGGTATTAGTGGAATGAAGGAAAGACTTAACAACATAGGAGGAAGTATTTCTATTAGTGCTAAGAATGGATTTATGATTGTAGCTATTATTCCAAGGGAAAATACCCAAGGAGGTGTGAGTAGTGAAAGTTCTCATAGCTGATGATGATGGATTAATTAGAGACAGCTTAAAAATACTTCTCAGTCTAGAGTCCGATATAGAGGTAGTAGGGACTGCAATAAATGGACAGCAGGCCTTTGAGCTATGTCAAAAAAATAGACCAGATATAGTTCTTATGGATATAAGAATGCCTATTATGGATGGGGTTCTGGGCACAAAGCTTATAAAAGAACATTTCAATGATATTAAAATCATCATATTGACAACCTTTAAGGATGATGAATACATAAGAGAAGCAATAAAGAACGGAGCAGAAGGTTATATATTAAAGAATCAATCTTCTGATAGTATAGTAGATAGCTTAAGAACAGTATATGGAGGAAATACTGTTCTGGATAAAGAGGTCGCAGACACTTTGACATCAATGCTAAAGGATAAACCTGATAAAAAAGGCAATATATATTATGAATTAGGGAAACGAGAGCTGGAAATATTGAAGCTTATATCAGAGGGACTATCTAATAAAGAAATAGGAGCTAAGCTCTACCTGAGCGAAGGCACTGTAAGAAATTATATAACTATACTTCTAGATAAATTAAGTTTAAGAGACAGAACTCAATTAGCTATATTTTATTTAAAAAACATGTAAAGTAGGGTGAAATAGTTTCTTTTCACCCTTGATTTCATGATTTCCTAAAAAATTAATTGTGAATGACTACCTCTGTCAGAACCATATAGAGTTATATAGCTATAACTATAGTGTCCCATTTTAGCAACTGGCTACCCCGAATTTTATAGAGAAATTTGTTGAATGCTTTGTATAAGGGAAGAGGTTACGAAATATATTCCCAAGGCAGACGGCATTTTAGCTACAAATAGTAATGCCATAATTACAGGAAAAACTAAGGTTTGTGCAGATAGTTTAGGAATATTTTTGCCTTTAATCAAGTTTAAATAACATAGCAGACTGGGCATCAACTGTATTAGCACATAAATAATAGGTAAAATAAAATAAGGATCAGGTAATGATAATGAAGATACCCAAGGCATAATCTTTGTTGTAGTATTAACTATATTTTTTGTGAATAACTTGTGTAGTACGACAAAGATTGGGGCCTGAATAAATAGCAATGCAAAACCTAATAGGGATTTAGGATTACTTTGGTATAGGTTCTGCAATTCTTCATTCATCTTTTTTTCATTGTTCTTGTACTTATCCTTTATTTCATTGACTTTATTATTTAATTCTTGAATATCCTTCATAGATTTTTTTTGCTTAATAACTAAAGGTAATAGCATTATATTTATCATAATAGTTATTATGATTATAGTTAAGCCATAGTCACTAGTAAAACTATTCACAGTATTTAATAATAATTGAAAAACATTAGTAAGCATTTATGCATCCCCTTCTGATATTTTATTGATTATGAAAAAATGTAATAGTAAAATATCAGAATTCAACGTAGAAAATCCAGATTCTATATTTATTATAGGCATCGTAAAGTTGGGTATATAAATTATTTGCAATAAAATATACCATAAGATGTATTGGATTATATAGTTTAACTGTATCAATAGATATACTATATAAATTATTCGTGCCTATATTATTCACTAAATAAACAATAATAAAGCTAAATACAAATAATGATGACAATAAAAAGACTATATCAAAATCAAACATAAAATCACCATTCTTATTTTCTTGATAAGTTTATTATACTATATTATCTAAGCAAAGCAAGGACGATGTTTCTCCTTACTCAGTTACATTTTTTACAGGTATTTTATTTTGCACCATCAAACCAGTAACCTGTCTTTTTAATTCTCCGTTAGCCATAAATACAATTTTACCATAATTATTTATAAGCTTAAGCTCCATACGATCTGGGAATACTTCGTATTCTTCAATATCATTGTAGCTATAAAAGCCTGAGTCATTAATTATATTTATGTGTACACCAAAAGGAATTTCAATCCTTCCATCAAAGCCCGTGATTAATATACCATTTCTCTGAAAAAACACCTTAGTGCTTCGGTTAGATATCCTCAATAACAATTCAATAATGATTACAGAGCCTATGAATAGTAATATTCTAATCATAAAGGTATAATCAAACACTATTTTTCCAAGAAACGGGGCTAAGTGTATAAGTATGAGAAAGGCATAAGGAATCAATTTTTCCTTCATACCAAATTTGCTTATATTAGCAGATACAAAACTAGTATTAGAATTTAGTATCTTTCTATAAAATATATATCTTATCAATGCTTGCAATATAATGAATAACACTAGTCCAATAGTAGTAAATAATGGAGAAATGATATTGAACATTACACTTTCATCCATCTTTACCATAAGTGGATTCATAGATTGAAAAAATAGAGATATTGCAATTAGTGTAATGAAAAATGATAAAAAGAATATTGCTACTTTCTTAGTTTGCGACATAATTTACCTCCCGAATAAAAACTTTCTATTATTTAAATTATATACATTTTTTAAATTTAAACAACATCAAATGTGGTATTATAATTATATATTAATAAAGAAATAAGGGTGAAATCATTGTTTAACATAGAAGAAGAACTAAAAAAGCTGCCAGATAAACCTGGTGTATATTTAATGAAAAACAAAGATGACCAGATAATATATGTTGGAAAAGCGATATCATTAAAGAAAAGAGTTCGACAATATTTTC is part of the Proteiniborus sp. MB09-C3 genome and encodes:
- a CDS encoding sensor histidine kinase, with the translated sequence MNYIFKTFFLVYMIFKMSISGQVAPIDVIIILIVISSSIFKERYINSSIISVIIAVFEIMIIALGVKHNLLFMILFAIVAYDFVRIRIYFLVIFTLLLGYYSLDLSRFIDFSLLIALSCFFAYVSTSLKVKERNYKESYDKERKYRYELEQSRVKLINMSKEIAHITEVNERNRIAREIHDTVGHKIAGILLQLQAALKLRIRDDKMSDRLLQESIENLSNTLVVLRDTVHNIKPKEKTGIEYIKQIIADFSFCHVDFSFKGDFNNISAANMEIISHSIEEALTNVMKHSKADNVTINIELYNKFIRLFIKDNGVGCEKITEGLGISGMKERLNNIGGSISISAKNGFMIVAIIPRENTQGGVSSESSHS
- a CDS encoding response regulator transcription factor, whose translation is MKVLIADDDGLIRDSLKILLSLESDIEVVGTAINGQQAFELCQKNRPDIVLMDIRMPIMDGVLGTKLIKEHFNDIKIIILTTFKDDEYIREAIKNGAEGYILKNQSSDSIVDSLRTVYGGNTVLDKEVADTLTSMLKDKPDKKGNIYYELGKRELEILKLISEGLSNKEIGAKLYLSEGTVRNYITILLDKLSLRDRTQLAIFYLKNM
- a CDS encoding YidC/Oxa1 family membrane protein insertase; the protein is MLTNVFQLLLNTVNSFTSDYGLTIIIITIMINIMLLPLVIKQKKSMKDIQELNNKVNEIKDKYKNNEKKMNEELQNLYQSNPKSLLGFALLFIQAPIFVVLHKLFTKNIVNTTTKIMPWVSSLSLPDPYFILPIIYVLIQLMPSLLCYLNLIKGKNIPKLSAQTLVFPVIMALLFVAKMPSALGIYFVTSSLIQSIQQISL